A genomic stretch from Argiope bruennichi chromosome 2, qqArgBrue1.1, whole genome shotgun sequence includes:
- the LOC129960335 gene encoding probable 39S ribosomal protein L23, mitochondrial, whose product MSTRVYPTFVKGNPRLRVFLPNFFMKLVKSKINEPANHVRFIIPLEMTDDDVKNYLEKIYNVPVCQVQTRLYEGEIKRNHKNYLIKEPDYRMAHVTLPEDMKFEFPDLFPKAKKDKVDEDESRLLDQAADLMKQRRRNWDRKDVPTWFGL is encoded by the coding sequence ATGTCAACAAGAGTATATCCAACTTTCGTGAAAGGTAATCCACGATTAAGAGTATTTCTACcaaacttttttatgaaattagtaaaatctaaaattaatgaaCCTGCTAATCATGTGCGGTTTATCATACCTCTTGAGATGACAGatgatgatgtaaaaaattacttggaaaaaatatacaaTGTCCCTGTTTGTCAAGTACAGACAAGGCTCTACGAAGGAGAAATAAAGaggaatcataaaaattatttgataaaagaacCAGATTATCGCATGGCTCATGTAACATTACCGGAGGATATGAAATTTGAGTTCCCTGATTTGTTTCCTAAAGCGAAGAAAGATAAAGTTGATGAAGATGAATCTAGGTTGCTCGATCAAGCTGCTGACCTTATGAAGCAAAGACGAAGAAATTGGGATCGTAAAGATGTTCCAACGTGGTTtggtttataa